The Mangifera indica cultivar Alphonso chromosome 12, CATAS_Mindica_2.1, whole genome shotgun sequence DNA window ATTATTCAGAGCATCTAGGTAAGATTCAGTGATACCTACAAGAACTGGACCAGTCATTACTGTAGCCCCAACTTGCTTGGGCCTTGTTCTCTCAAAAACAAACTTTGTCAAAGCATCAAGCCCAGCTCTAAATTCAGGTCTTAGTTTGTCCAACTGCATTCAAAACCCAAGGCTCTCAGTCTAGAAAATGACAAAGATTATGATTACAGAATAGACGACAAGAGAAATAGGAAATAAACAATGGTAAGGCGCTAACCGATATTTTATCAAGTCGCTGAAGGTCATTTTCATTGTTCAATGGCCTCACAAGGGTGAAGCATTCTCTATCTGGAAACAGAGCTCGAATTGAATCTCGGATCtattaatcattattattatatgattagcaTAAATTCGGAAGAAAGAAAACTTCACTGCTCAACATATGTTACAATTCCACAAAAGAATCCAAGAAGcatatatcaaaaacaaaaagaaaacctATTAAGAACAcataaaaaacaacataaaaggaGCATTCCATCTTAGTTAAACAACTGCATACTACTTTTCACCCACACACCAAGGTACtgtaaatgacaaaaaaaaggGTTAGCATTGACATGGTGCACTTGGCATGTTGGACAATCCATAGAAATGTGTTTGAAACATATACAAGTAGGTTGCATTtccaagaaaaaattgaaataaaattagcTCATACGCAAAATTGCCTTTGCCTATCAATAGTGTTCAATAAAACATAAAgccttaaaaaaacaaacaatagtAAAACGTCATTATTTCTTTGTTGTGGAAGAAGCAAAACAAGTACACATCTTACCTCATTTTTTGCAGCAATATCTCTTCCGCTCCCTTGAACTGGCCGTAAAGCAATCTCTAAGTAGTCACGGGGGGTTATTCTCCTATTGTCCTCCACCAAATCCAAATAGAAGTCCTGAAAATGTAAACTAATCATTAGTGCATTTCTAAACAACTGGCACATCTAAAATCACAAGCtcatatcatcaaaatatttaagaaaatatccATCAACACATAGCTAGATATATTTGAAGGAAATTACCCTGAGAAGCCAAACAAAAATTGGGGAGAACTGCCGAAGTTCAGAAGCCGTAGTCCTTCCTCCACCAGCTCTCACACGTATATGCTTTGTCATTTGAGTGACAAGAGAAAGACGATCAAGGGCAGCTTCGTCAATTCCACCCATCTATATATAAGAAAGATGATTAGTCGGCTATTGTTGCACAAATCCAGTAAAAGAAAAACccataaaaaaggaaaaacagagAATCATTACTGTCACTAGCAGTAAAGTCAAAAAATGCATTGAATCACATGACAACATAGGTTTATTTAGGAGAATAAAGGAATAGCATATGTTGTCCTAACCTGATTGTAAATGAACATGCTAGATAAAAGGACAGCCAAGGAAAATATCTGAGTGCTGTAAGTCCCCTGTAAAAGAGTAAATATCAGATTTAAGATGATTAGAAAAGGACAAAAAAGTAACATTCagaacaattataaaatattcctAGTAATACATCATTTCAAGGAGAAGCTACAAAAATGGTGCAAGACCAAATCATGCAGCCTCCAAGTATATATTATAAGTTCTGAAACGCAAAAATGGAAAATTACTATCATTCTCAACCAGTTAAAATGGGAACAAAGGCCtgtataatatatcattataaaagAGAGTGAAATCAAACCGTTTGATCATAAGCATCAATTCCTTCACTATCTAATAGTAAAAGATTGTACTCAGTTCCATCAAGTGCAGTTCTCTTCAAAGGTGCACTCCACAACCATAGGCCTTTTGTACAAGGGCGGTGTGTTGATGCTACTTGAAATCCACTACCCCTCCCAAGAAGCTGCAACGTGATAAACTCTAATTAAAACACTATCCATGTAATAAGAATGTTTTTATGGTACAATGATAAGGGTAAAGAAGCAAGCATGAATCGAAATGATAATACCCTGGAGCAACATCTAATACCAGTTGAGTTAAATATTTCAGATACAAATGTAGGTACAAACTGGAGCTCCATATGTCTTTctactaaattatatttgatgCTAAAGGAGAATAGCATCACATTCACGTGAGATGTTTTCTAACAGACAAGCCTATGCTGAGAAAGCATGAGATGTCAAATTAGAAGAATTAAATTGGAAAAGCCTCTAACAACCAATTACCTCAAACCAGACATGAGCAATATGTTCAACCTGTGAAAATTACACAAGCAAAATATATAGGGCTACGACCTATAGCAAAGgatttctttaaaaatgttCTTGTGAAGATGAAGGAGAGAGCTATCTTCATTCAAGTAAGCGAACATATTATACCAGTCTAGGCAACCATTTTTCTATTAGAAACAAATTTTCAACATAATTTCCCCTATTTGAATGCATGGTTTTGAATATATGGAAAGTTTAAATCTCCAGTGCACAAGCACTCCATAAAAAAGCCAAAAACATTTTCATCAGTTTtagaaaagcacaaaaattagaACCAACTAAACCTACTGTTATCATATTGGACACCAAGCAACAAAAGTTATTCTATACTTAGTTTACATATGACTCTTTTCCAGTATAATTAGACAATTCCATTTTGACAGAGCCAGCTCACCACAATCTTTGAAATACTTGCATTTACATAGAAGTTTAAGCCTTGAACCTCAATGCATCTTAGTTAAAATCATCAGTAACTAGAAAATCACAAAACTAGCCACAGAAGTTGCTGACCTCACAGACCAATCAGAAAAATCAAACCGCTATCCCAAGAAGTTCCCTTGTAACTAACCGAAAGCAAAAGAAACAACTAATAATAGTATAAAGGTTGTACATTGGCGAAATTATAGCTAAAATCACCACATTTCAAAAAACACGAACCCTAAATTTCACAACTTCACATGCGCATACACTGAAAAAGTCACAGGTTCACTTCAAAATAACctatgaaaacaaaaattaccaTGAAATTATTTTCGTAAACTCAAGGCCATCCAAAAAATTTAGCCAAAATCACCAAATTTTTGCTTCCCAAAGCATCAAAATTACTTCAAAACCGTAATTACACCACTCCAAATCTCGAAAACCGCAAACCCTAGAATCCACAACTTCACACATAAAACCaccaaaaaaaccaaaaatgaaaacaaattcaccaaattaaccataagaaacaaaaattcaccTGATTCAAGATAAAGCTCTTGCCCTGGCGAGCACGACCGCAGACAGAAACAATACCAATAGGCTCCTTGACGAGCTGGAGCGTCGCGACTGCCTCAGGATCCATCCGGAACTTTCCTTTCTCATCGCAGTACACAAGCCGGATCGGCCTCGCCGGACCGGTAACTGGAGAGGACATAGAAGGAAGCTGTGACGGTGACGGCGAGGAATTCGATTGCGGTGAGTCATCGGAGTCTCTTCCTCTCCCGaataatctcatcatcttgtgatctgttttgttttctttgtctttgCAAATTTACGTTTTTGTTTTCCctgttttctgttttatttaGCTTTTGCTTTCGGTTCAGAGAGTCGGGAAGCGAGATGGTTTAAAATTGGAGAGGGAAAACGTTGGACTCGGGGCTGGTTTTGGGATTTACAGAAATTAAAATAGCGTGAAATGGATCTATCAAATTACCATTCAGGACAAGAATTTTACaccaaaaataattgataaggggtcttttagtcattttatttttaatactccTGTGCACGATGACAGATTTTTCCGTGGCTTTCATCTCATCAAGTAATAAAAATGAGATTACATTAAGAAACTTAtgtaactttttctttttctttataaaagatCAAAGAGGGATGTCTTTTATGttcttacttttttttgttGTAGTTGTTTCATTACATAAAGACAAACAGATACATTGGTAATGGCAGATTCACTTAATAGATGAACTCTGCGAAGCATGACGGATTTGATGCAGAAGTAGTTGGAGAAGACAATTGAAAGTCGTTGTTTTTGCTCTCGTTAATAATATAAGATGCATTTGTTGGCAATGGTGGCACTAGTTCATCCAGAGCTCCAAGAGagagtatttttttaatggattCAAGGACCTCTCTGTTGGAAGAAACCTTGTATGCCGAGTTTTCTTGGGACTCTGTATGGAAAGTTACTTGGCCTTGGCCTTGTTCACCATCTGCTCCTTCCATAACTATGGAAGGCAGAAGAAGATTAGAAGCTTGTAACTGATCATAAAGAAAGCCTCCCATAGAATCGTTCTTATTCATGATCTGATCTTGACCTTGTAAGCATCCAGAAGTGAACGGAGAGATGCTGCCATTAGATTTGTAATCTAGTATTATACTTTGGGCAGTCTTGCTCTTCTGGCGAACTCGGCACAGAACCCACTCATCCAactgaaagaagaaataaacaGAAGGAGATTAAGTTTTGTCTGTCTATAATTTCTCTGAAGGATTCAGTTGTACTATAAACTTACTCGCGTTGATGCCCTAAGCCTTGGAGACTGAGAGGCATCATCAATAAGCCTGTATTCAAGCATCATCCAATTGGTTTTTACGCCTTTTGGTGGCCGGCCTTGGTAAAAAGCCAAAGCCTTTTTCACGCCAACACACTTTGCCCCATTAGAAGATCTGATTGGCCTGTCAGCTCCGGAGGCTTTCCAGTAACCGGAAGCAGCTGCTCTGTTTGGACGCACCCCATTTGGATACTTCCGGTCCCTTGGGCTGAAGAAAAACCACTCACTCTCCCCAAACGAGGCCTTGCCTGCACAAGTATGAAGAGAGAGCAGCcattaaaaaagagaagaacacttgaaataaaagataaatcaaTGTGCACATATGTGGTCATGTTTGCCATTTATGATATATGAATGAAAACATGAGGAAAAAAAGCACCAGGAAGTTCCCATGGATTGAATTTGTAGATATCAACATCGGCTATGATAGAAACTACAGAAGTTGGAGAAGATGATAGCTTATTCTTAAGATAATGGACAATGAGCTCCTGGTCAGTAGGATGAAATCTGAAACCTGGTGGAAGCATTGAAGAGCTGATGTTCATGCTTTCCATTATCTGATTATTCTACAACTGATTTACACTCGTTCTGCTCTTTTGTTAATGCTGTTAATCAAAATCTGCAGAAATCAACGTATATAATTGCTTCCCAAACAGCTTGGAGAATATTACGTGTATCCTTTAACAATATTCAATAACACTGACTGTTGCATGCAATTGGCAGAATTCGGGAGAACGTATATCAAAATCCTTTTCACCGTGTCTGGAAGACATAAACGACGAGCTATTGTAGATTATTCCAAGAGACGTGAAATTGCATAGTAATTGCTTGATTGACTACACATTCTTAAACAACTGCATAAGGAAACTAGCCTTGGATTCGCCAATATACCATGGAGGCCCCTGAAGAAACAGTAGAAAGACTTACGTAGGTTCCCAATATCTAAAACTTTCTCTGTGACCTCATCAGTAGAATTTTGGAAATCTTTTAGTGGTCAAATAAACCTCTTTTGACAGGAACCTACGTCGATCTTCATCCGAAACTTAGACAAATAATTGTCTAAGCAATCAAAATCAATATAGCCGATCTAGGAATCTACCACCTTATTACTGTGTTCAAGCTGGAATGCAATGTGGATGTCGTTTATAAATGTTCTCTTGTGACAGCTtttgaaatattagaattttgtctttgtcttctGTCTTCAACCTATGGTGAGATAATCATGGTACCCACAATCTTGCCCAAATTGTCGTATTAcagatatatttaaattaaataaagtctAAATAAgagttaactcaaatttgactcaaatctataatattaagttcgaacttatttaaattactatataatattgtttaaagaCTGTTAGAGATAAACCGTGATTTGTATTGTTAAAAGGATATAAATATCATtagtaaaatgaataatattacaaaaaaaaacaaatgagtTGGACTTGAACTAAACAAGATTTCAAATCTTGTCAGCTCAGTTCCAATTCATCCCTACATATTATTTTGCCTTTAGAGAGGACATTGTTTTGCTGGTGCTACCCTTGCAGATAAAACCGAGTCAAGAAAAGAATGGCAATGTAATATTTGAGCGAAACTCCTTTGCTAACATGCTATGTTTTCCAGACTTACCTGAAAATGACTGTAATTATCGTCATGAACAATGCAAATCCAACAAAAGAAAAGTTAACGCAGATACaaagattcaaatttaaaacacGATTCATGTAACCAAAGGAAAGTGACCCCatatttaactaattaatttatcCTTCAACTTGTTTTTACAGCGCCATAAAAAATTCAGGTCATAATTTGGTCTGTATCTGTCATCTTTTTGCCTTTGCCTACTCCTTGTTTACTTTCGTTTTATATAGTTAGAACTTCATCATCCATGCAACTCATAAAAACTCAAAAACCAGTATAAATTTTAGAAGATAAAAAATGGTAAATGTATAGTTTTATACACAAGCTGTGTTGGAAAATAAAACTATGCCAATTCTGCAATTCGAATACTGTGAATAAACATACCAGATATTTTGGTCCCGTCTTACAGATGGCCTAAAATTGCCCAGAGTCTGAAATTGACCGGAGAGGAATTACAAGAAATTTCGCAATTTGTCAACAGATGTTATCTCAGTTACCATTTCATCATCTAGTTCAAGCAATGACGaagcctttttttattttttttttcatttttctggcATTCTCTTAGTTGTTCAAAGTGGGGTGGACCAagtttattaaatgaaaatgggTGCTGGGTGAGGGGTCAGAGACATTATCCAATACCGACCAAAAAGAAAAGAGGCACCATCGATCCATGATTTAAGATTGTCATTAAATCTACGCATGCAAGCAATCCTATTCATAGCCATTTCAgcaataataacatataaatattcGAGCTTTTGCTCTGTCAAACCCATCAGATTATGGGCTTGTAATGGTTAATTGATTTGCTATTtgcatataattaaaatacatataaatgggACGAAATTTG harbors:
- the LOC123192095 gene encoding NAC transcription factor 29-like, giving the protein MESMNISSSMLPPGFRFHPTDQELIVHYLKNKLSSSPTSVVSIIADVDIYKFNPWELPGKASFGESEWFFFSPRDRKYPNGVRPNRAAASGYWKASGADRPIRSSNGAKCVGVKKALAFYQGRPPKGVKTNWMMLEYRLIDDASQSPRLRASTRLDEWVLCRVRQKSKTAQSIILDYKSNGSISPFTSGCLQGQDQIMNKNDSMGGFLYDQLQASNLLLPSIVMEGADGEQGQGQVTFHTESQENSAYKVSSNREVLESIKKILSLGALDELVPPLPTNASYIINESKNNDFQLSSPTTSASNPSCFAEFIY